Proteins encoded by one window of Akkermansia muciniphila ATCC BAA-835:
- the cysE gene encoding serine O-acetyltransferase translates to MTSHKRLKLRQCTNCECVINGVWEWVEECARSAAAEEPAMRGILDDVCLSRNSLATSISARLARKLSRRDMPRELIEPLIREALTEDQNILSQIAQDLIAIVDRDPACRTPLEPLLFYKGFHAITTYRISHWLWQHDRTIMALQFQSLASEVFAVDIHPAATIGCGILLDHATSFVVGETAIIRDNVSILHEVTLGGTGKEEGDRHPIVESGVLIGAGAKILGRVTIGACAKIAASSVVLENVPPHTTVAGVPAVIVNDSIPDNPALDMNQCLCD, encoded by the coding sequence ATGACCAGCCATAAACGCTTAAAACTCCGGCAGTGCACCAACTGCGAATGCGTCATTAACGGAGTATGGGAATGGGTGGAGGAATGCGCCCGCAGCGCAGCGGCGGAAGAACCCGCCATGCGCGGTATTCTGGATGACGTCTGCCTGTCCCGCAATTCCCTGGCCACTTCCATCTCGGCGCGGCTGGCCCGCAAGCTCTCCCGCCGTGACATGCCGCGGGAGCTGATTGAGCCCCTTATCCGGGAAGCATTGACGGAAGACCAGAACATCCTCAGCCAAATCGCCCAGGACCTGATTGCCATCGTGGACCGGGATCCCGCCTGCCGTACGCCGCTGGAACCCCTGCTTTTTTACAAGGGATTCCACGCCATCACCACGTACCGCATCTCCCACTGGCTGTGGCAGCATGACCGGACAATCATGGCCCTTCAGTTCCAGAGCTTGGCCAGTGAAGTATTTGCGGTGGACATCCATCCGGCGGCCACCATCGGCTGCGGCATCCTGCTGGACCACGCCACCAGTTTCGTGGTAGGGGAAACCGCCATCATCCGGGACAACGTCTCCATCCTGCATGAAGTCACGCTGGGCGGCACGGGCAAGGAAGAAGGGGACCGCCATCCCATCGTGGAATCCGGAGTTCTTATCGGCGCGGGGGCTAAAATACTGGGGCGCGTCACCATTGGCGCCTGCGCCAAAATCGCAGCCAGCTCCGTCGTTCTGGAAAATGTCCCCCCCCATACCACGGTAGCGGGCGTACCCGCCGTTATCGTCAACGATTCCATTCCGGACAATCCCGCGCTGGACATGAACCAGTGCCTTTGCGACTGA
- a CDS encoding glutamate-5-semialdehyde dehydrogenase — protein sequence MENPLEPAGRAALAASREMLALEPEEKAQALRLMAAGVRNAAEKIIRENVLDMEEARKSGRNSAFLDRLLLTPDRVEHMACGIEQVAALPDPVGECIREWTRPNGLRIRQVRVPLGVIGFIYESRGTVTCDAAALCLKSGNAVILRGGSESLRTNRVLAETLRSALEKSAVPADAVRLLDSGSRDEVRQLCELDSCLNVIIPRGGKGLIRAVTEFSKVPVLKHLDGICHVYVDAAADLEMAVNVLDDAKTQRPGVCNAAETLLVDAAAAERFLPMAAERMRMRGVECRVCERSRPFFGQEAVPAEERDWSTEYEDLILSVKVVDGVRDAVEHINRYGSHHSDSIITEDKRARDYFMNRVDSACVYHNCSTRFSDGEEFGFGAEIGIGTDKFHARGPMALRELTSYKYVIEGNGQLKEPSRIPGESRA from the coding sequence ATGGAAAATCCTCTTGAACCGGCGGGGCGGGCCGCTCTGGCGGCTTCACGGGAGATGCTTGCCCTGGAGCCGGAAGAGAAGGCTCAGGCCCTGCGGCTGATGGCCGCAGGAGTGCGGAACGCCGCAGAGAAAATTATCCGGGAGAATGTCCTTGATATGGAAGAGGCCCGGAAGAGTGGCCGGAATTCCGCGTTTCTGGACAGGCTTCTGCTGACGCCGGACCGGGTAGAACACATGGCCTGCGGCATAGAGCAGGTAGCAGCCCTTCCCGACCCCGTGGGAGAGTGCATCCGGGAATGGACACGCCCCAACGGCCTGCGTATCCGCCAGGTGCGCGTTCCCCTGGGGGTCATTGGCTTTATTTATGAGAGCCGAGGGACCGTCACCTGCGATGCCGCCGCCTTGTGCCTGAAGTCCGGGAATGCCGTCATTCTGCGCGGCGGGAGCGAGTCCCTGCGGACCAACCGGGTGTTGGCGGAGACTCTTCGCAGCGCGCTGGAGAAATCCGCTGTTCCCGCGGATGCCGTGCGGCTTCTGGATTCCGGCAGCCGGGATGAGGTGCGGCAGTTGTGCGAGCTGGATTCCTGCTTGAATGTAATTATTCCCAGGGGAGGGAAAGGGTTGATCCGCGCCGTGACGGAGTTCTCCAAAGTTCCCGTGTTGAAACATCTGGACGGCATTTGCCATGTGTATGTGGATGCGGCGGCGGATTTAGAGATGGCCGTGAACGTGCTGGACGATGCCAAAACGCAGAGGCCCGGCGTTTGCAACGCGGCGGAAACCCTGCTGGTGGATGCTGCCGCGGCAGAGCGGTTTTTGCCTATGGCGGCGGAACGCATGCGCATGCGTGGCGTGGAATGCCGCGTGTGTGAACGGAGCCGCCCGTTTTTTGGTCAGGAGGCCGTTCCGGCGGAAGAAAGGGATTGGTCCACGGAATATGAAGACCTCATTTTGTCCGTCAAGGTGGTGGACGGCGTCCGGGATGCAGTGGAACACATTAACCGCTACGGGTCCCACCACAGTGATTCCATCATTACGGAGGATAAACGGGCACGCGATTATTTTATGAACCGGGTGGACAGCGCCTGCGTTTACCATAATTGCTCCACGCGGTTCAGCGACGGGGAGGAATTCGGCTTTGGGGCGGAGATAGGCATCGGCACGGACAAGTTTCATGCCCGGGGTCCCATGGCTCTGCGCGAACTGACTTCCTACAAGTATGTTATTGAAGGAAACGGGCAGCTGAAGGAGCCGTCCCGGATTCCGGGGGAAAGCCGTGCCTGA
- the proB gene encoding glutamate 5-kinase codes for MKIVIKVGTGVLTRENGTLDGSSIVHLVSVLAGLMQQGHQVVLVSSGAVGAGVSVLGLPSYPQELSLKQACAAVGQTRLMQAYENLFNHFNVDVAQLLLTAEDLKLRRRNVQATVLRLFEHGGIIPIINENDTVSVEELKFGDNDILSVHMARLVEADALFILTSVDGLYPPGGRREAIISRVEDVDAVLAFAEEDRGRFSMGGMGAKLQAIREAVNAGTGVYMLHGRHPERIALLLEGREEGAGTYFVPKGGSHEDGKSS; via the coding sequence ATGAAAATCGTAATTAAAGTAGGTACGGGCGTGTTAACCCGTGAGAATGGGACATTGGACGGTTCTTCCATTGTGCATTTGGTGAGCGTCCTGGCGGGACTCATGCAGCAGGGCCACCAGGTGGTTCTGGTCAGCTCCGGCGCTGTAGGGGCCGGCGTGTCCGTCCTGGGGCTTCCGTCCTATCCTCAGGAACTGTCCTTGAAACAGGCGTGCGCGGCCGTGGGGCAGACGCGGCTGATGCAGGCATATGAAAATCTTTTCAACCACTTTAACGTGGATGTGGCCCAGCTCCTGCTGACGGCGGAGGATTTGAAACTCCGCCGCCGCAACGTGCAGGCCACGGTGTTGCGCCTATTTGAGCACGGAGGCATTATCCCGATTATCAATGAGAATGATACCGTATCCGTGGAGGAGCTGAAGTTTGGGGACAACGATATCCTGTCCGTGCATATGGCCCGCCTGGTGGAGGCCGACGCTCTGTTTATCCTGACGAGCGTGGACGGCCTGTATCCCCCCGGAGGAAGGCGGGAGGCCATCATTTCCCGGGTGGAGGATGTGGATGCCGTACTGGCATTCGCTGAGGAGGACCGGGGCCGCTTTTCCATGGGAGGCATGGGCGCCAAATTGCAGGCCATACGGGAAGCCGTGAATGCGGGAACGGGCGTTTACATGCTGCATGGCCGCCATCCGGAACGCATTGCGCTGCTGCTGGAGGGAAGGGAGGAAGGAGCCGGAACGTATTTTGTGCCGAAAGGAGGAAGTCATGAAGATGGAAAATCCTCTTGA